A region of the Nitrospirota bacterium genome:
TGCCTCCAGTTCCTGTTTTATATCCACAATGCCGTCCATGATTATATCCACAAGCCTGTCAGCGTAAATCGCAATCTTTTCTTCCAGCGTTTTAAGTGTGTAATCTTTTACAGGCAGACCCAGTTCTTTTGCCTCTTCCACAGTAAGCCCGCCCCTTATGTGTTTTTCCATTATGGCAGTAATCTCTTCTGATAATCCCATCTTCTTCCCAATCTCTGCACCGATTTTTCCATGCTCAATCTCATGGGTTTTTACTTTCCCGAGGTCGTGGAATAAAGCCCCTCTGCCAATAAGCTCTATGTCTATATCATTCGAGCCTATCCTCCCGGCAATCTCTAATGCCTTTTCTGCTACTTTGATACAGTGTTTTATATCGTTTTCTGAGACACCTGCTTTTTTAAGTAGGTTAATGTCTGAA
Encoded here:
- a CDS encoding HDIG domain-containing protein; the protein is MDYKIQDSDINLLKKAGVSENDIKHCIKVAEKALEIAGRIGSNDIDIELIGRGALFHDLGKVKTHEIEHGKIGAEIGKKMGLSEEITAIMEKHIRGGLTVEEAKELGLPVKDYTLKTLEEKIAIYADRLVDIIMDGIVDIKQELEAEERFEEILREYPKYGKNEKTLNRYIGYHKEIQGLIKR